One genomic segment of Parus major isolate Abel chromosome 23, Parus_major1.1, whole genome shotgun sequence includes these proteins:
- the AGO4 gene encoding protein argonaute-4 isoform X2: MEALGPGPPTSLFQPPRRPGLGTVGKPIRLLANHFQVQIPKIDVYHYDVDIKPEKRPRRVNREVVDTMVRHFKMQIFGDRQPGYDGKRNMYTAHPLPIGRDRVDMEVTLPGEGKDQTFKVSIQWVSVVSLQMLLEALAGHLNEVPEDSVQALDVITRHLPSMRYTPVGRSFFSPPEGYYHPLGGGREVWFGFHQSVRPAMWNMMLNIDVSATAFYRAQPIIEFMCEVLDIQNISEQSKPLTDSQRVKFTKEIRGLKVEVTHCGQMKRKYRVCNVTRRPASHQTFPLQLENGQAMECTVAQYFKQKYSLQLKYPHLPCLQVGQEQKHTYLPLEVCNIVAGQRCIKKLTDNQTSTMIKATARSAPDRQEEISRLVKSNSMVGGPDPYLKEFGIVVHNEMTELTGRVLPAPMLQYGGRNKTVATPNQGVWDMRGKQFYAGIEIKVWAVACFAPQKQCREDLLKSFTDQLRKISKDAGMPIQGQPCFCKYAQGADSVEPMFKHLKLTYVGLQLIVVILPGKTPVYAEVKRVGDTLLGMATQCVQVKNVVKTSPQTLSNLCLKINAKLGGINNVLVPHQRPSVFQQPVIFLGADVTHPPAGDGKKPSIAAVVGSMDGHPSRYCATVRVQTSRQETSQELLYSQEVIQDLTNMVRELLIQFYKSTRFKPTRIIYYRGGVSEGQMKQVAWPELIAIRKACISLEEDYRPGITYIVVQKRHHTRLFCADKTERVGKSGNVPAGTTVDSTITHPSEFDFYLCSHAGIQGTSRPSHYQVLWDDNCFTADELQLLTYQLCHTYVRCTRSVSIPAPAYYARLVAFRARYHLVDKDHDSAEGSHVSGQSNGRDPQALAKAVQIHHDTQHTMYFA; encoded by the exons ATGGAGGCGCTGGGACCCG GGCCCCCAACAAGCCTTTTCCAGCCGCCCCGTCGCCCAGGCCTGGGCACTGTTGGGAAACCCATCCGGCTCCTGGCCAATCACTTCCAGGTTCAGATCCCTAAGATTGATGTTTATCACTATGATGTAGATATCAAACCAGAGAAACGCCCCCGAAGAGTCAACAG GGAGGTGGTGGATACGATGGTGAGGCACTTCAAGATGCAGATATTTGGGGATCGGCAGCCTGGGTATGATGGGAAGCGGAACATGTACACTGCACACCCCTTACCCATTGGCAGGGACAGA GTGGATATGGAGGTTACGCTtccaggagaggggaaggacCAGACATTTAAGGTTTCCATTCAGTGGGTGTCAGTCGTCAGCCTTCAGATGCTGCTCGAAGCTCTGGCAGGGCACTTGAATGAAGTTCCTGAAGATTCTGTACAGGCACTGGACGTAATCACACGGCACCTTCCCTCCATGAG GTACACCCCTGTGGGTcgctcctttttctcccctcctgaAGGTTATTATCACCCCCTGGGAGGGGGCAGGGAGGTCTGGTTTGGCTTCCACCAGTCGGTCCGTCCTGCCATGTGGAACATGATGCTCAACATTGATG TGTCAGCGACTGCTTTCTATCGTGCCCAGCCTATCATTGAGTTCATGTGTGAGGTCTTGGACATCCAGAACATCAGTGAACAAAGCAAACCTCTGACAGACTCCCAGCGCGTCAAGTTTACCAAAGAAATCAGAG GTCTAAAAGTAGAGGTTACCCACTGTGGCcagatgaagagaaaatacCGAGTTTGCAATGTTACCCGGCGACCAGCCAGTCACCAGAC gttccctctgcagctggagaacGGGCAGGCCATGGAGTGCACAGTAGCTCAGTATTTTAAGCAGAAGTACAGTCTACAGCTGAAATACCCTCATCTGCCCTGTCTGCAAgtgggacaggagcagaaacACACGTACCTGCCACTGGAG GTGTGTAACATCGTGGCAGGCCAGCGGTGTATCAAGAAGCTCACAGACAATCAGACCTCAACCATGATAAAAGCAACAGCCAGGTCTGCCCCAGACAGGCAGGAGGAGATCAGCAGACTG GTGAAGAGTAACAGTATGGTTGGTGGGCCTGATCCATATCTGAAGGAGTTTGGAATTGTTGTCCATAATGAAATGACAGAGCTGACAGGCAGAGTTCTGCCAGCCCCAATGCTGCAGTATGGAGGCAGG AACAAGACTGTGGCCACACCAAACCAAGGCGTGTGGGACATGAGAGGGAAACAGTTCTATGCTGGCATTGAGATTAAAGTTTGGGCTGTTGCCTGTTTTGCTCCTCAGAAACAATGCAGGGAAGACTTGCTGAA GAGTTTCACAGACCAGCTGCGCAAGATCTCCAAGGACGCCGGGATGCCAAtccagggccagccctgctTCTGCAAGTATGCCCAGGGTGCAGACAGTGTGGAGCCCATGTTCAAACACTTAAAGCTGACTTATGTTGGCCTGCAGCTGATCGTGGTGATTCTGCCCGGGAAGACGCCTGTGTACG CTGAAGTCAAGCGGGTTGGAGATACTCTTCTAGGCATGGCCACGCAGTGTGTTCAGGTAAAGAATGTGGTCAAAACCTCACCACAAACGCTGTCCAACCTGTGTCTGAAGATCAATGCTAAGCTCGGAGGAATCAACAATGTGCTGGTACCTCATCAAAG GCCCTCAGTATTCCAGCAGCCAGTGATCTTCTTGGGAGCAGATGTCACTCACCCTCCAGCTGGGGATGGGAAGAAGCCATCCATCGCAGCTGTGGTGGGCAGCATGGATGGGCATCCCAGCCGCTACTGCGCCACAGTGCGTGTGCAGACCTCGCGCCAGGAGACCTCCCAGGAGCTACTCTACAGCCAGGAGGTGATCCAGGACCTGACCAACATGGTGCGGGAGCTGTTGATCCAGTTCTACAAATCCACTCGTTTCAAGCCCACGAGGATCATTTACTACAGAGGGGGAGTGTCGGAAGGACAGATGAAGCAG GTAGCTTGGCCAGAGTTGATTGCCATCCGGAAGGCCTGCATTAGTTTGGAAGAAGATTATAGACCTGGAATAACCTACATTGTTGTGCAGAAAAGGCATCACACCAGGCTGTTCTGTGCTGACAAAACTGAAAGG GTGGGTAAAAGTGGCAACGTACCAGCAGGCACTACTGTGGACAGCACCATCACACATCCCTCTGAATTTGACTTTTACCTCTGTAGCCATGCAGGAATTCAG GGAACCAGCCGGCCCTCCCACTACCAGGTGTTGTGGGATGACAACTGTTTCACAGCAgatgagctgcagctgctgacgTACCAGCTGTGCCACACATATGTGCGCTGCACCCGCTCTGTCTCCATCCCCGCGCCTGCCTACTATGCCAGGCTGGTGGCTTTTCGGGCCAGGTACCATCTTGTGGATAAGGATCATGACAG CGCTGAGGGCAGCCACGTGTCGGGGCAGAGCAACGGCCGCGATCCCCAGGCGCTGGCCAAGGCTGTGCAGATCCACCATGACACCCAGCACACCATGTATTTTGCTTGA
- the AGO4 gene encoding protein argonaute-4 isoform X1, protein MEALGPGPPTSLFQPPRRPGLGTVGKPIRLLANHFQVQIPKIDVYHYDVDIKPEKRPRRVNREVVDTMVRHFKMQIFGDRQPGYDGKRNMYTAHPLPIGRDRVDMEVTLPGEGKDQTFKVSIQWVSVVSLQMLLEALAGHLNEVPEDSVQALDVITRHLPSMRYTPVGRSFFSPPEGYYHPLGGGREVWFGFHQSVRPAMWNMMLNIDVSATAFYRAQPIIEFMCEVLDIQNISEQSKPLTDSQRVKFTKEIRGLKVEVTHCGQMKRKYRVCNVTRRPASHQTFPLQLENGQAMECTVAQYFKQKYSLQLKYPHLPCLQVGQEQKHTYLPLEVCNIVAGQRCIKKLTDNQTSTMIKATARSAPDRQEEISRLVKSNSMVGGPDPYLKEFGIVVHNEMTELTGRVLPAPMLQYGGRNKTVATPNQGVWDMRGKQFYAGIEIKVWAVACFAPQKQCREDLLKSFTDQLRKISKDAGMPIQGQPCFCKYAQGADSVEPMFKHLKLTYVGLQLIVVILPGKTPVYAEVKRVGDTLLGMATQCVQVKNVVKTSPQTLSNLCLKINAKLGGINNVLVPHQRNSHSLEWTVEDMSAFGVFPVNPEPRGVRAIQQSEPPNSPRPSVFQQPVIFLGADVTHPPAGDGKKPSIAAVVGSMDGHPSRYCATVRVQTSRQETSQELLYSQEVIQDLTNMVRELLIQFYKSTRFKPTRIIYYRGGVSEGQMKQVAWPELIAIRKACISLEEDYRPGITYIVVQKRHHTRLFCADKTERVGKSGNVPAGTTVDSTITHPSEFDFYLCSHAGIQGTSRPSHYQVLWDDNCFTADELQLLTYQLCHTYVRCTRSVSIPAPAYYARLVAFRARYHLVDKDHDSAEGSHVSGQSNGRDPQALAKAVQIHHDTQHTMYFA, encoded by the exons ATGGAGGCGCTGGGACCCG GGCCCCCAACAAGCCTTTTCCAGCCGCCCCGTCGCCCAGGCCTGGGCACTGTTGGGAAACCCATCCGGCTCCTGGCCAATCACTTCCAGGTTCAGATCCCTAAGATTGATGTTTATCACTATGATGTAGATATCAAACCAGAGAAACGCCCCCGAAGAGTCAACAG GGAGGTGGTGGATACGATGGTGAGGCACTTCAAGATGCAGATATTTGGGGATCGGCAGCCTGGGTATGATGGGAAGCGGAACATGTACACTGCACACCCCTTACCCATTGGCAGGGACAGA GTGGATATGGAGGTTACGCTtccaggagaggggaaggacCAGACATTTAAGGTTTCCATTCAGTGGGTGTCAGTCGTCAGCCTTCAGATGCTGCTCGAAGCTCTGGCAGGGCACTTGAATGAAGTTCCTGAAGATTCTGTACAGGCACTGGACGTAATCACACGGCACCTTCCCTCCATGAG GTACACCCCTGTGGGTcgctcctttttctcccctcctgaAGGTTATTATCACCCCCTGGGAGGGGGCAGGGAGGTCTGGTTTGGCTTCCACCAGTCGGTCCGTCCTGCCATGTGGAACATGATGCTCAACATTGATG TGTCAGCGACTGCTTTCTATCGTGCCCAGCCTATCATTGAGTTCATGTGTGAGGTCTTGGACATCCAGAACATCAGTGAACAAAGCAAACCTCTGACAGACTCCCAGCGCGTCAAGTTTACCAAAGAAATCAGAG GTCTAAAAGTAGAGGTTACCCACTGTGGCcagatgaagagaaaatacCGAGTTTGCAATGTTACCCGGCGACCAGCCAGTCACCAGAC gttccctctgcagctggagaacGGGCAGGCCATGGAGTGCACAGTAGCTCAGTATTTTAAGCAGAAGTACAGTCTACAGCTGAAATACCCTCATCTGCCCTGTCTGCAAgtgggacaggagcagaaacACACGTACCTGCCACTGGAG GTGTGTAACATCGTGGCAGGCCAGCGGTGTATCAAGAAGCTCACAGACAATCAGACCTCAACCATGATAAAAGCAACAGCCAGGTCTGCCCCAGACAGGCAGGAGGAGATCAGCAGACTG GTGAAGAGTAACAGTATGGTTGGTGGGCCTGATCCATATCTGAAGGAGTTTGGAATTGTTGTCCATAATGAAATGACAGAGCTGACAGGCAGAGTTCTGCCAGCCCCAATGCTGCAGTATGGAGGCAGG AACAAGACTGTGGCCACACCAAACCAAGGCGTGTGGGACATGAGAGGGAAACAGTTCTATGCTGGCATTGAGATTAAAGTTTGGGCTGTTGCCTGTTTTGCTCCTCAGAAACAATGCAGGGAAGACTTGCTGAA GAGTTTCACAGACCAGCTGCGCAAGATCTCCAAGGACGCCGGGATGCCAAtccagggccagccctgctTCTGCAAGTATGCCCAGGGTGCAGACAGTGTGGAGCCCATGTTCAAACACTTAAAGCTGACTTATGTTGGCCTGCAGCTGATCGTGGTGATTCTGCCCGGGAAGACGCCTGTGTACG CTGAAGTCAAGCGGGTTGGAGATACTCTTCTAGGCATGGCCACGCAGTGTGTTCAGGTAAAGAATGTGGTCAAAACCTCACCACAAACGCTGTCCAACCTGTGTCTGAAGATCAATGCTAAGCTCGGAGGAATCAACAATGTGCTGGTACCTCATCAAAG AAATTCCCACAGTCTGGAGTGGACAGTGGAGGATATGTCTGCATTTGGAGTGTTCCCAGTAAACCCTGAGCCAAGGGGAGTCAGAGCCATCCAGCAGTCAGAGCCACCAAACTCAccaag GCCCTCAGTATTCCAGCAGCCAGTGATCTTCTTGGGAGCAGATGTCACTCACCCTCCAGCTGGGGATGGGAAGAAGCCATCCATCGCAGCTGTGGTGGGCAGCATGGATGGGCATCCCAGCCGCTACTGCGCCACAGTGCGTGTGCAGACCTCGCGCCAGGAGACCTCCCAGGAGCTACTCTACAGCCAGGAGGTGATCCAGGACCTGACCAACATGGTGCGGGAGCTGTTGATCCAGTTCTACAAATCCACTCGTTTCAAGCCCACGAGGATCATTTACTACAGAGGGGGAGTGTCGGAAGGACAGATGAAGCAG GTAGCTTGGCCAGAGTTGATTGCCATCCGGAAGGCCTGCATTAGTTTGGAAGAAGATTATAGACCTGGAATAACCTACATTGTTGTGCAGAAAAGGCATCACACCAGGCTGTTCTGTGCTGACAAAACTGAAAGG GTGGGTAAAAGTGGCAACGTACCAGCAGGCACTACTGTGGACAGCACCATCACACATCCCTCTGAATTTGACTTTTACCTCTGTAGCCATGCAGGAATTCAG GGAACCAGCCGGCCCTCCCACTACCAGGTGTTGTGGGATGACAACTGTTTCACAGCAgatgagctgcagctgctgacgTACCAGCTGTGCCACACATATGTGCGCTGCACCCGCTCTGTCTCCATCCCCGCGCCTGCCTACTATGCCAGGCTGGTGGCTTTTCGGGCCAGGTACCATCTTGTGGATAAGGATCATGACAG CGCTGAGGGCAGCCACGTGTCGGGGCAGAGCAACGGCCGCGATCCCCAGGCGCTGGCCAAGGCTGTGCAGATCCACCATGACACCCAGCACACCATGTATTTTGCTTGA
- the AGO4 gene encoding protein argonaute-4 isoform X3, translating into MVRHFKMQIFGDRQPGYDGKRNMYTAHPLPIGRDRVDMEVTLPGEGKDQTFKVSIQWVSVVSLQMLLEALAGHLNEVPEDSVQALDVITRHLPSMRYTPVGRSFFSPPEGYYHPLGGGREVWFGFHQSVRPAMWNMMLNIDVSATAFYRAQPIIEFMCEVLDIQNISEQSKPLTDSQRVKFTKEIRGLKVEVTHCGQMKRKYRVCNVTRRPASHQTFPLQLENGQAMECTVAQYFKQKYSLQLKYPHLPCLQVGQEQKHTYLPLEVCNIVAGQRCIKKLTDNQTSTMIKATARSAPDRQEEISRLVKSNSMVGGPDPYLKEFGIVVHNEMTELTGRVLPAPMLQYGGRNKTVATPNQGVWDMRGKQFYAGIEIKVWAVACFAPQKQCREDLLKSFTDQLRKISKDAGMPIQGQPCFCKYAQGADSVEPMFKHLKLTYVGLQLIVVILPGKTPVYAEVKRVGDTLLGMATQCVQVKNVVKTSPQTLSNLCLKINAKLGGINNVLVPHQRNSHSLEWTVEDMSAFGVFPVNPEPRGVRAIQQSEPPNSPRPSVFQQPVIFLGADVTHPPAGDGKKPSIAAVVGSMDGHPSRYCATVRVQTSRQETSQELLYSQEVIQDLTNMVRELLIQFYKSTRFKPTRIIYYRGGVSEGQMKQVAWPELIAIRKACISLEEDYRPGITYIVVQKRHHTRLFCADKTERVGKSGNVPAGTTVDSTITHPSEFDFYLCSHAGIQGTSRPSHYQVLWDDNCFTADELQLLTYQLCHTYVRCTRSVSIPAPAYYARLVAFRARYHLVDKDHDSAEGSHVSGQSNGRDPQALAKAVQIHHDTQHTMYFA; encoded by the exons ATGGTGAGGCACTTCAAGATGCAGATATTTGGGGATCGGCAGCCTGGGTATGATGGGAAGCGGAACATGTACACTGCACACCCCTTACCCATTGGCAGGGACAGA GTGGATATGGAGGTTACGCTtccaggagaggggaaggacCAGACATTTAAGGTTTCCATTCAGTGGGTGTCAGTCGTCAGCCTTCAGATGCTGCTCGAAGCTCTGGCAGGGCACTTGAATGAAGTTCCTGAAGATTCTGTACAGGCACTGGACGTAATCACACGGCACCTTCCCTCCATGAG GTACACCCCTGTGGGTcgctcctttttctcccctcctgaAGGTTATTATCACCCCCTGGGAGGGGGCAGGGAGGTCTGGTTTGGCTTCCACCAGTCGGTCCGTCCTGCCATGTGGAACATGATGCTCAACATTGATG TGTCAGCGACTGCTTTCTATCGTGCCCAGCCTATCATTGAGTTCATGTGTGAGGTCTTGGACATCCAGAACATCAGTGAACAAAGCAAACCTCTGACAGACTCCCAGCGCGTCAAGTTTACCAAAGAAATCAGAG GTCTAAAAGTAGAGGTTACCCACTGTGGCcagatgaagagaaaatacCGAGTTTGCAATGTTACCCGGCGACCAGCCAGTCACCAGAC gttccctctgcagctggagaacGGGCAGGCCATGGAGTGCACAGTAGCTCAGTATTTTAAGCAGAAGTACAGTCTACAGCTGAAATACCCTCATCTGCCCTGTCTGCAAgtgggacaggagcagaaacACACGTACCTGCCACTGGAG GTGTGTAACATCGTGGCAGGCCAGCGGTGTATCAAGAAGCTCACAGACAATCAGACCTCAACCATGATAAAAGCAACAGCCAGGTCTGCCCCAGACAGGCAGGAGGAGATCAGCAGACTG GTGAAGAGTAACAGTATGGTTGGTGGGCCTGATCCATATCTGAAGGAGTTTGGAATTGTTGTCCATAATGAAATGACAGAGCTGACAGGCAGAGTTCTGCCAGCCCCAATGCTGCAGTATGGAGGCAGG AACAAGACTGTGGCCACACCAAACCAAGGCGTGTGGGACATGAGAGGGAAACAGTTCTATGCTGGCATTGAGATTAAAGTTTGGGCTGTTGCCTGTTTTGCTCCTCAGAAACAATGCAGGGAAGACTTGCTGAA GAGTTTCACAGACCAGCTGCGCAAGATCTCCAAGGACGCCGGGATGCCAAtccagggccagccctgctTCTGCAAGTATGCCCAGGGTGCAGACAGTGTGGAGCCCATGTTCAAACACTTAAAGCTGACTTATGTTGGCCTGCAGCTGATCGTGGTGATTCTGCCCGGGAAGACGCCTGTGTACG CTGAAGTCAAGCGGGTTGGAGATACTCTTCTAGGCATGGCCACGCAGTGTGTTCAGGTAAAGAATGTGGTCAAAACCTCACCACAAACGCTGTCCAACCTGTGTCTGAAGATCAATGCTAAGCTCGGAGGAATCAACAATGTGCTGGTACCTCATCAAAG AAATTCCCACAGTCTGGAGTGGACAGTGGAGGATATGTCTGCATTTGGAGTGTTCCCAGTAAACCCTGAGCCAAGGGGAGTCAGAGCCATCCAGCAGTCAGAGCCACCAAACTCAccaag GCCCTCAGTATTCCAGCAGCCAGTGATCTTCTTGGGAGCAGATGTCACTCACCCTCCAGCTGGGGATGGGAAGAAGCCATCCATCGCAGCTGTGGTGGGCAGCATGGATGGGCATCCCAGCCGCTACTGCGCCACAGTGCGTGTGCAGACCTCGCGCCAGGAGACCTCCCAGGAGCTACTCTACAGCCAGGAGGTGATCCAGGACCTGACCAACATGGTGCGGGAGCTGTTGATCCAGTTCTACAAATCCACTCGTTTCAAGCCCACGAGGATCATTTACTACAGAGGGGGAGTGTCGGAAGGACAGATGAAGCAG GTAGCTTGGCCAGAGTTGATTGCCATCCGGAAGGCCTGCATTAGTTTGGAAGAAGATTATAGACCTGGAATAACCTACATTGTTGTGCAGAAAAGGCATCACACCAGGCTGTTCTGTGCTGACAAAACTGAAAGG GTGGGTAAAAGTGGCAACGTACCAGCAGGCACTACTGTGGACAGCACCATCACACATCCCTCTGAATTTGACTTTTACCTCTGTAGCCATGCAGGAATTCAG GGAACCAGCCGGCCCTCCCACTACCAGGTGTTGTGGGATGACAACTGTTTCACAGCAgatgagctgcagctgctgacgTACCAGCTGTGCCACACATATGTGCGCTGCACCCGCTCTGTCTCCATCCCCGCGCCTGCCTACTATGCCAGGCTGGTGGCTTTTCGGGCCAGGTACCATCTTGTGGATAAGGATCATGACAG CGCTGAGGGCAGCCACGTGTCGGGGCAGAGCAACGGCCGCGATCCCCAGGCGCTGGCCAAGGCTGTGCAGATCCACCATGACACCCAGCACACCATGTATTTTGCTTGA